The following are from one region of the Ischnura elegans chromosome 12, ioIscEleg1.1, whole genome shotgun sequence genome:
- the LOC124169774 gene encoding dehydrodolichyl diphosphate synthase complex subunit DHDDS isoform X1, which produces MSWIRESGLNWFQLMCVRVIKTGQVPRHIAFIMDGNRRYARKNKVQKEEGHSKGFDKLAETLQWCLDLGIPEVTVYAFSIENFKRSKDEVDALMELAREKFQRILDEKEKLMQHGVRLRVIGNITLLPRDVQELIAKAMLITKDNSKTFLNVAFAYTAREEMVNAVRSISAGVRDGRLASSDVSEGLINSSLYTSESPDPDLVIRTSGETRFSDFLLWQLSYSCVYFTDVLWPEFSIWHLLAAIFHYQRSYTGIQDIKNLHTCESDVSDSASSFIAWLNQSRKEQIIALGGGS; this is translated from the exons ATGTCTTGGATACGGGAAAGCGGCTTAAACTGGTTCCAGCTCATGTGCGTTAGGGTTATTAAAACGGGGCAGGTTCCTCGTCATATTGCATTTATTATGGACGGTAATAGGCGATATGCCAGAAAGAACAAAGTGCAAAAAGAAGAAGGACACTCCAAAGG GTTTGATAAGCTAGCAGAGACCCTCCAATGGTGCTTGGATCTTGGAATACCTGAAGTAACTGTGTATGCCTTTAGTATAGAAAACTTCAAACGGTCGAAGGATGAAGTTGATGCGTTGATGGAGTTGGCAAGGGAAAAATTCCAGAGAATTTTAGATGAGAA AGAGAAATTGATGCAACACGGTGTGAGATTGAGAGTCATTGGCAATATAACCTTGCTTCCAAGAGATGTGCAAGAACTAATTGCTAAAGCGATGCTTATAACGAAGGATAacagtaaaacatttttgaatGTTGCTTTTGCGTATACag CTCGTGAGGAAATGGTAAACGCTGTTCGCTCTATTTCTGCTGGAGTACGTGATGGACGTTTAGCATCATCTGATGTGTCTGAAGGACTAATAAATAGTAGTTTATACACAAGTGAATCACCGGATCCTGATCTCGTAATAAGGACGTCTGGAGAAACTCGTTTTAGTGACTTTCTGCTTTGGCAG TTGTCCTACAGCTGCGTTTACTTTACTGATGTGCTATGGCCAGAATTTTCCATATGGCACTTGTTGGCTGCAATATTTCACTATCAGAGAAGTTATACCGGTATTCAG gatatcAAAAACCTTCATACCTGTGAGAGTGATGTCAGTGATAGTGCATCTTCTTTTATTGCCTGGCTGAATCAATCCCGTAAGGAGCAGATAATAGCTCTTGGCGGAGGAAGTTGA
- the LOC124169774 gene encoding dehydrodolichyl diphosphate synthase complex subunit DHDDS isoform X2 → MELAREKFQRILDEKEKLMQHGVRLRVIGNITLLPRDVQELIAKAMLITKDNSKTFLNVAFAYTAREEMVNAVRSISAGVRDGRLASSDVSEGLINSSLYTSESPDPDLVIRTSGETRFSDFLLWQLSYSCVYFTDVLWPEFSIWHLLAAIFHYQRSYTGIQDIKNLHTCESDVSDSASSFIAWLNQSRKEQIIALGGGS, encoded by the exons ATGGAGTTGGCAAGGGAAAAATTCCAGAGAATTTTAGATGAGAA AGAGAAATTGATGCAACACGGTGTGAGATTGAGAGTCATTGGCAATATAACCTTGCTTCCAAGAGATGTGCAAGAACTAATTGCTAAAGCGATGCTTATAACGAAGGATAacagtaaaacatttttgaatGTTGCTTTTGCGTATACag CTCGTGAGGAAATGGTAAACGCTGTTCGCTCTATTTCTGCTGGAGTACGTGATGGACGTTTAGCATCATCTGATGTGTCTGAAGGACTAATAAATAGTAGTTTATACACAAGTGAATCACCGGATCCTGATCTCGTAATAAGGACGTCTGGAGAAACTCGTTTTAGTGACTTTCTGCTTTGGCAG TTGTCCTACAGCTGCGTTTACTTTACTGATGTGCTATGGCCAGAATTTTCCATATGGCACTTGTTGGCTGCAATATTTCACTATCAGAGAAGTTATACCGGTATTCAG gatatcAAAAACCTTCATACCTGTGAGAGTGATGTCAGTGATAGTGCATCTTCTTTTATTGCCTGGCTGAATCAATCCCGTAAGGAGCAGATAATAGCTCTTGGCGGAGGAAGTTGA